A stretch of Lathyrus oleraceus cultivar Zhongwan6 chromosome 6, CAAS_Psat_ZW6_1.0, whole genome shotgun sequence DNA encodes these proteins:
- the LOC127094751 gene encoding uncharacterized protein LOC127094751, translated as MKYLPNSLTKNDFTWFTTLPPHSVQSWSKLERLFHEQFYMGKSKISLKELASFRRKFPESIDNYLNRFRLLKAMCFTQVPEHELVEMAVSGLDYSIRKKLDTQYLRDMAQLVDRVRQVEHLKAGKSRTNKYHKKEKVTYIEEDDYISDVGDDCSEEGEVSMAELKPGPPYMCKLLKPLNRKNPVETSNNDKFATRIYTFDITKCDEIFKLLVADGQIGLVQKAMKDGRLQFGENPKSLMKVDSDPKKTEDANYTKPMEILMVEAAEGSNLEVNKGEQISAISDSNVQPVYP; from the exons ATGAAATACCTCCCTAATTCTTTAACTAAAAATGATTTCACTTGGTTCACAACTCTTCCTCCACACTCTGTCCAATCATGGAGTAAATTGGAGAGATTGTTCCACGAACAATTTTATATGGGAAAGTCAAAAATTAGTTTGAAAGAGTTGGCTAGTTTTAGGAGAAAATTCCCTGAGTCGATAGATAACTATTTGAATAGATTTAGACTTCTCAAGGCAATGTGTTTTACACAGGTGCCtgaacatgagttggtcgaaatggccgtTAGTGGCCTAGATTATTCAATTAGGAAGAAATTGGATACCCAATATCTtagggatatggcacaattagtGGATAGGGTTCGCCAGGTCGAACATTTGAAAGCTGGAAAATCTAGAACAAATAAATATCATAAAAAGGAAAAAGTCACTTATATAGAAGAAGACGATTACATCTCTGATGTAGGCGATGATTGTTCTGAAGAGGGTGAGGTCAGCATGGCTGAACTTAAGCCAGGACCCCCTTATATGTGTAAATTGCTGAAACCATTGAATAGGAAAAACCCTGTCGAGACCAGCAACAATGATAAATTTGCCACTAGAATTTATACTTTTGATATTACTAAATGCGACGAAATATTTAAATTGTTGGTCGCTGATGGACAGATA GGATTGGTTCAAAAAGCTATGAAAGATGGAAGGTTACAATTTGGCGAAAATCCAAAGTCTTTAATGAAAGTGGATTCAGATCCCAAGAAAACAGAAGATGCCAACTATACTAAGCCGATGGAGATCCTAATGGTTGAAGCTGCTGAAGGCTCCAACTTGGAAGTAAACAAAGGCGAACAAATCTCTGCCATCTCTGATTCTAATGTACAACCAGTCTACCCCTAA